The window ttacaacataaaaatttagttaaactaaattaaacaaactaaaaattacaaaaaattaattaaattaattaaaacccctcggacgtatgaacatcacacccgaaccataggtcgggcgtatgaacatcacgcccgacctatggtgctggcgtatgaacatcacgcccgaaccataggtcgggcgtgatagcctcacgcccgaaccacaggtcgagcatgatattcatacgccggaaccgtaggtcgggcgtgatgttcatacgcccaactgcgattccggcgtttttaaaaaatcacccacagattcaatttttaagcttaaatcaaaaaacaaaaacggtaaatcttattattttcgctttccctttacggttgttgttacactccatgttttggttcacaaattagtccggatttgatcaaagagtgtgtagggtatttgagagattttgtgtttttcaaattttggataaagggtagtttggtcttttcatagggctaggggtgggaattcatggctgggtttagtaatcaCTTCCGTTATTAATGCGATTGAATGAAATATTAAATGATTACAATTTTCCATAGCTTTGTGTTGGAATTAGTAAAACAATTACAGTTTCAAAGTTCTTTTTGAAATATTTACAGTTTCAAAGTTAATTTAACATTTGTGTTGGGATTAGTAGAatacttattaaattaatttaatatatttgttgATTTCCATAATAAAGGTGTACTTTGTTGATTCCATCTTCAAAGTCTAAGAGATACTTCACCAATAAAGACACCctaaaattttagtattttattgtTCGTAATTAGATTTTAAACAGGTGTTATATGGTTGGATTTAGGGGGTATAATTGTCACTGCcacaaaagaaaaatatatatttttttaatattaaaagtaTTCCGCGGTGACGACTGGTACACAGAGAACGCCGGGAGATAGACAGCGGTGACGGCTTAAGCAGTTGAAACCGATGGATCTGCGTTtctgtaaataaattaaaatagggTTTTTAATTAATGATGTGGAAATATGGTACATGTGTCAATTAATGTATGCGAGGTCTTTATAGTGAGTTGGGAGTCTTGGATCCCTGTTTTTGACCGAAAGATAAGTGGACAATATATCACCAAATCCAATCTATGCGATTGAAAAATTAGCTTGCAAGTTTTTATAGCGATtcgataaattttaatatagtgacagttttataatttttattaactcctgagtttttgtgtttttttattttggttggAAACATGCCAACCAGCAAAACTCACTTCTTTATGGTGATGTTTGTGCTTTTTCGGCCAAATTCATTTATTTAGGCTTTCAAAAtgcaatttacttttttttcttttaatttttcttttaagtCTTTTCCAATTTCGTTTAAGAatttattttactatttaaAAAGCATTTTTGGATGTATTaagtaattttttatatttattttgtattttccagaattctctaaatttaaaaaattgattAGCGTATATTCATACGCAAATCAACATTTTGTTAACATTTGTGATATTTCGACTGCATCATCAATTAAGCCTGCATACCACCAACCcaatcatatttttttacatAAACATGTTGGTTGGGTTTGTCTAACGTGTCGTCCACACGCATTCCGTAAACCTATCAGATTTGGATTAAAAAGGGAACGAACGAGCCTgggttgattttttttacataaacGTGTTAGTTGGGTTTGCCTAATGTGTCGTCTACATGTCCATTCCAATGACTGTTATTTTGATGTTCAGAAATAAAATTTTACGAAATTAACGTTCCATTTCTAATACTTATAAGGATTGTTTATTATTCTAACCAAACGCTTCAAAACAGCAAGAACTACAAAAGAAAACCGAACGGACACTCGGACCTTATTATTAATCGGGTTGTCCCGTCACGCCCGTGCATGCGTTAAACAATGCAGGTAGAGCAACATGAAAAGAGTAAGCTTAAAACATAAAACTCAAGCTCAAAGCTAATAAAGTCTCCATGGAATAAGATTAAACCTGTGTGCAAGAGACCATAAAACTGTCTAAAACATGGGACATGATGTCCGAAAAATCATCGAAAGACTCGTCTAATCCGTTAAAAAACCAAGACAACAAACTAACCATAAGCTAAAGCATTAAACTAGGAAACTAAAACTGGCAAAAGCTCACTGGCAAAGTAACAAAATCCGAAAACAAACAGCTAAGGAAGAAATCTCACTAAATCACTGCATAATCAGTCGATCAATGTTGATCGGTTAATTAGATTCTGCGTCTGGAGTCTCAAGGAtggcttgctcagcttcttGCACCTCCTTCTCGGTTTTCCTACCTTTCTTCGACTTGTAATAAACACTCATGAAAGTTCCGACAGCTGCATATTTCCTCCTACACTGCTCGTACAGCCCAGCGTCGAACATTCTCCAGAAATTCTTCTCATTCAGCTCGGATACAGCATACTGTGGCTGGAAACCGTTGTTCTCAGTCAACCAATTCTCCATTCTACGAACTGCCTCAGCCCCGTCGAACACCTCCCCTCTCAAGACCGGTCCTGGTGCATAATACACTCCAACATCTGTATACATTTGTGCATAGGGTGTGTCGCCCTGTCTGCGCTCATGCTCGAATCCATACTCGggatataccatagttttgactggCAGCTTGAACATTCTGTGGGGACAGAGCCAAAGCGGGTATACCTGGAAATGTAGTCGAATTTATTGTTAAAACATATGACAAGTCGCATCTAATCGAATTTTTAAAATCAATGCAAGGATTAGACTATAATGATATTGAGAAACTAAGGACTGGACGAAAAAGAAAACGATTACCTCCATCTCACGGTGGACCCACTCTAGGGCATCCGGGACCTTGTAAAGAGGAACAAGCATATCCTGAATGACATGATTCTCATGGTAATAGTTTCGGATTGCTTCGCCTTGGGTAGCTTTGAGCAGAGAAACCTTAGGAGGCATTAACCAGCCGAGGAGAAACCTGAACCACCATTGATCTCCGAACGGAAGAATAAGCTTTCCTTCCCAGTATAAACACCTCGTGTGTCTGTGGTAATATTCCCGGGTTGGAATGTACTCTTCAAACTGTCCCTTTTTCAAAGCTGTCTGTGCGTGCTGGTAGAACCAAGTTTTATACCACCAACCAACAGAGTTAATCACATTGCCCTTCCGCTTCGCTTCTTCTTTTGAGGCATATCTCCCTGTCATCATGACTCCTTCTGTAGGAGTGTAAATCATCCCTTCCACGAAATCAGGAACCTTTTCCGGGTTATCCTGGTCAAGATCTCTAGGTGCAAATGAGTCAATATATGCCTGAGCCAACTCTCTTAGATTTCCCACAACAGGTTTGTAAGTAACCTTCATGTATTCTTTAATCGGTATAAGCTTGATCTCAGCTGAGACGAGGAGTCCGAGTGTCCCTTGAGACCATGGAATGCCATAGAAAAGATCAGAATATTCATTGTCTTTAGTAGCTCTGACTACTCGACCGTCTGCTAGAACAATCTCGTAAGCTACAACTGTATCCGAAAACAAGCCATAGAGATGGGAGCTTCCTTCGATTCCATAACCATTGATGAGGCCACCGACAGTAAGATCATCAAGTTCCGCAACCACTGCAAGGGCGAGATTCATGTGTACAGTTTCCCTACTGATCTGTCCCATGTTGACAAGCGGCTCTACCTTTGCAATCATTCTTTCTCTATCGATTTCAAGAACATTACGGAAGGCTGATAAATCAACTTCAAAGTGCCGAGCCCTCTTATAGTCAACATTCCTCATACCAACAGCAATCCAGGGTTTCCGAGCAGTGCAAACAAGACCATCTTTCGATGGGTTTCTCTGCTTGAGGCGTTTGACAACTTTCTTCACGTTTTCCTCGTGTTCCTTCTGGCGTTGCTTGTACGACTTCATTGAGGATTTAACATCCCCAAGATAAGTGAGAAAGTAAAGTGTAAAGGAGATTGGCAGGACAACAAAAATAACCACAATCCATCGGAAATGAACGAAATAGTCCACCCATCCCTTCTTTCTCTTGGGGCGCAAGGGGGCCTCGAGATCTGACATTGCACTAAGTGTCGATATGCCCTTCGACTGCATAGAAAAAAAGCTTTAGTACCCAGATATTATCAATACAAGGTCATTGTGTAATCTGCTAAATAGTAATGTACGGAAGACGAACTCAGTTAAACAGTTTAAAGATAACGGACACGAAAAGGGAGCTACATTGATGAATTCAGTAAGACCTTAGCAGTATATAACTTTTAAAAACAATATCATATCTGGTGTGTATTTAGTTCAAACAATGAAGTTCCTTCCCGTCATCCAAGGAGACAAACGCAATCGATGGCAAAAATCGATAGCACATCGAGATCACAAATAGTCATACTTAAATCATTATGTACTCAAGAGAAACAAGCTGCAGTTGTTTAGTTGAATAAATTCAGGAAAAATCAGTTGCAGAACAGATTGACTAACAACAAGTTTCTTGTTAGACCAAATATATAACATCTAAATAGTGCAAAGCCGCAAACTAAAGAAAACGACTTCGTCTTTATTTccatttgaaaaaatatatagatataatATGTTATATATAACAACACAATAGAGACTGTAAAGATCCAGTCCCGAGGGGTGGCTCGGGGTGAAAGACCTGAGTAAGGAGCGGCACGAATGAAATGAATCCCACATATCTAACAGGCTATTACATAGACATTGTTCATTTTCATCTCAGACCAAATAAAAAGGCACTGTTAACTCAAAAGTATGAAAAATGTTCTTGTAAATTGCAATAAAAACAAATCAAAAGGGTTAGTAAACCAAATCAaagttttattttgtaaattgcAGATGGTAACAAAACAATAGAGACTGTAGCAACCCGGACCTAAGCAAGTAGGCGCCTTAAAGAACACCACATCAGAAATAGAGAGAAAACGATTAAGTTATATAAGCAAGATGTGTTCCCAACACATATAGAGGCATCTAGAAGCCATACGGCACAATAAGTGCAACTTGGGCTAAAGCCGA is drawn from Euphorbia lathyris chromosome 9, ddEupLath1.1, whole genome shotgun sequence and contains these coding sequences:
- the LOC136205860 gene encoding delta(24)-sterol reductase, with translation MSDLEAPLRPKRKKGWVDYFVHFRWIVVIFVVLPISFTLYFLTYLGDVKSSMKSYKQRQKEHEENVKKVVKRLKQRNPSKDGLVCTARKPWIAVGMRNVDYKRARHFEVDLSAFRNVLEIDRERMIAKVEPLVNMGQISRETVHMNLALAVVAELDDLTVGGLINGYGIEGSSHLYGLFSDTVVAYEIVLADGRVVRATKDNEYSDLFYGIPWSQGTLGLLVSAEIKLIPIKEYMKVTYKPVVGNLRELAQAYIDSFAPRDLDQDNPEKVPDFVEGMIYTPTEGVMMTGRYASKEEAKRKGNVINSVGWWYKTWFYQHAQTALKKGQFEEYIPTREYYHRHTRCLYWEGKLILPFGDQWWFRFLLGWLMPPKVSLLKATQGEAIRNYYHENHVIQDMLVPLYKVPDALEWVHREMEVYPLWLCPHRMFKLPVKTMVYPEYGFEHERRQGDTPYAQMYTDVGVYYAPGPVLRGEVFDGAEAVRRMENWLTENNGFQPQYAVSELNEKNFWRMFDAGLYEQCRRKYAAVGTFMSVYYKSKKGRKTEKEVQEAEQAILETPDAESN